In Aythya fuligula isolate bAytFul2 chromosome 19, bAytFul2.pri, whole genome shotgun sequence, one genomic interval encodes:
- the ST6GALNAC4 gene encoding alpha-N-acetyl-neuraminyl-2,3-beta-galactosyl-1,3-N-acetyl-galactosaminide alpha-2,6-sialyltransferase, with protein MRTLLRFFLALVCVAAVSVLYVLLCSLACLRPCCRAAQRWDGPVYAAPTVLSFQGYSRVPDGQPLRRAPCHRCAVVSSSGQMLGSRLGQAIDGQECVLRMNHAPTAGYEEDVGARSTVRVVSHTSVPLLLRNQPYFFQQSQETVYVIWGPSKKMSREKGGPTYRALLKVMETYPRLQIYTLTEEKMAYCDDVFQNETGKNRVKSGSFLSTGWFTMILAMELCERIRVFGMVSDSYCREKNHTSVPYHYFEKGRLDECRMYLVHERAPRAGHRFITEKAIFSRWAKRRDIVFTHPSWVGG; from the exons ATGAGGACGCTG ctccgCTTCTTCCTCGCCCTGGTGTGCGTGGCCGCCGTCTCCGTGCTCTacgtcctgctctgctccctcgCCTGCCTGCGGCCCTGCTGCCGAGCGGCGCAGCGCTGGGACGGCCCCGTGTACGCTGCGCCCACCGTGCTCAGCTTCCAGGGGTACAGCCGCGTCCCTGACGGGCAG CCGCTGCGGCGAGCGCCGTGCCACCGCTGCGCCGTCGTCTCCAGCTCGGGGCAGATGCTGGGCTCGCGCCTGGGGCAGGCCATCGACGGGCAGGAGTGCGTGCTGCGCATGAACCACGCGCCCACCGCCGGCTACGAGGAGGACGTGGGGGCGCGGAGCACCGTCCGCGTGGTGTCGCACACCAGCGTCCCGCTGCTGCTGAGGAACCAGCCCTACTTCTTCCAGCAGTCCCAGGAGACCGTCTACGTCATCTGGGGGCCCTCCAAAAAGATGAGCCGGGAGAAAGGGGGCCCCACCTACCGGGCGCTGCTGAAGGTGATGGAGACGTACCCGCGCCTGCAGATCTACACCCTGACCGAGGAGAAGATGGCCTACTGCGACGACGTCTTCCAGAACGAGACGGGGAAGAACAG GGTGAAGTCGGGCTCCTTCCTGAGCACGGGCTGGTTCACCATGATCCTGGCCATGGAGCTGTGCGAGCGCATCCGCGTCTTCGGCATGGTCAGCGACAGCTACTGcag GGAGAAGAACCACACGAGCGTGCCTTACCACTACTTCGAGAAGGGCCGGCTGGACGAGTGCAGGATGTACCTGGTGCACGAGCGGGCGCCCCGCGCCGGGCACCGCTTCATCACCGAGAAAGCCATCTTCTCCCGCTGGGCCAAGAGGAGGGACATCGTCTTCACCCACCCGTCGTGGGTGGGCGGCTAG
- the PIP5KL1 gene encoding LOW QUALITY PROTEIN: phosphatidylinositol 4-phosphate 5-kinase-like protein 1 (The sequence of the model RefSeq protein was modified relative to this genomic sequence to represent the inferred CDS: substituted 1 base at 1 genomic stop codon), whose amino-acid sequence MAAVTGGTPASRPRAGGLRLSLRAPHQHKLGLFEIGPEHQFYLLTCRLRAGLRAATQAAIDHLPADTPCDGDCAAVLRQPHEGFELLTYAGPAFARLRRALGLPEELYQAALSSRYFQFVSNSKSKARFFLTQDKRFFLKTQTKQEMRFLLANLPRYLRHLEAFPHSLLVRLLGAHSIVVPRRSRAGAPAAALPCPQCYFTVTLSVFFPDEGILERYDIKGCRVDRWAEPASAVVLKDLNFEGKSLVLGSQRPWLLRQLELDSRFLEELRVLDYSLLLAVRPLLPDGLTARXVLPGEGTPCFGSGPSQNQRPLPGGSDPLHCIDGPQRRYSVGLVDLFSTYTFRRRLEHLWKRIRYRDGSFSTVPPAAYARRLCRWVEAHSE is encoded by the exons ATG GCTGCTGTGACAGGAGGGACCCCAGCGAGCCGCCCACGTGCCGGGGGGCTCCGCCTGTCCCTGCGGGCCCCCCACCAGCACAAACTCGGCCTCTTCGAGATCGGCCCCGAGCACCAATTCTACCTCCTCACCTGCCGCCTGCGCGCGGGGCTCCGCGCCGCCACCCAGGCTGCCATTGACCACCTGCCCGCG GACACCCCCTGCGACGGCGACTGCGCGGCGGTGCTGAGGCAGCCGCACGAG GGCTTCGAGCTGCTCACCTACGCCGGGCCGGCCTTCGCCCGCCTGCGGCGCGCGCTGGGGCTGCCGGAGGAGCTGTACCAGGCGGCGCTGAGCTCGCGGTACTTCCAGTTCGTCAGCAACTCCAAGAGCAAAGCCCGCTTCTTCCTGAC GCAGGACAAACGCTTCTTCCTGAAGACGCAGACCAAGCAGGAGATGCGCTTCCTGCTCGCCAACCTGCCCCGCTACCTGCGGCACCTCGAGGCGTTCCCACACTCGCTGCTCGTCCGCCTGCTGG GTGCCCACAGCATTGTCGTGCCCCGCCGGAGCAGGGCAGGTGCCCCCgccgcagccctgccctgtccccagtgCTACTTCACCGTCACGCTGAGCGTCTTCTTCCCCGACGAGGGCATCCTCGAGAG gtaCGACATCAAGGGCTGCCGCGTGGACCGCTGGGCCGAGCCCGCGAGCGCCGTGGTGCTGAAAGACCTCAACTTCGAGGGCAAGTCCCTCGTGCTGG GCTCCCAGCGGCCGTGGCTGCTGcggcagctggagctggacaGCCGCTTCCTGGAGGAGCTGCGGGTGCTGGAttacagcctgctgctggccgtgCGGCCCCTGCTCCCCGACGGGCTCACGGCACGGTGAGTGCTGCCCGGCGAGGGGAccccctgtttt GGCTCGGGGCCGAGCCAGAACCAGCGCCCGCTGCCCGGTGGCAGCGACCCCCTGCACTGCATTGACGGGCCGCAGCGGCGCTACTCGGTGGGGCTGGTGGATCTCTTCAGCACCTACACCTTCCGCCGGCGCCTCGAGCACCTCTGGAAGAGGATCCGCTACCGGGACGGGTCCTTCTCCACCGTGCCCCCCGCTGCCTACGCCCGGCGGCTGTGCCGGTGGGTGGAAGCGCACAGCGAGTGA
- the DPM2 gene encoding dolichol phosphate-mannose biosynthesis regulatory protein encodes MATATDRAVGFGLVAFSLALFAYYTLWIVVLPFIDSAHAIHRFFLPREYAVIIPVVAGLLLLLFIGVFIMVVTWKSKKPAKKSE; translated from the exons ATG GCCACGGCGACGGATCGTGCGGTGGGCTTCGGCCTGGTCGCCTTCAGCCTGGCGCTGTTCGCCTACTACACGCTGTGGATCGTGGTGCTg ccCTTCATCGACAGCGCCCACGCCATCCACCGCTTCTTCCTGCCCAGGGAGTACGCCGTTATCATCCCCGTGGTggccgggctgctgctgctgctatttatAG GCGTCTTTATAATGGTGGTGACGTGGAAGAGCAAGAAGCCCGCCAAGAAATCGGAGTGA